One Gemmatimonadaceae bacterium genomic window, TCAAGCGCCGCGCGCCGCCATGCGGAAGGAATGCATGCGACGAAAGCTGTTCGCGCTCAACTCCCGCGCAAGCTTCCCGGCGAAGGCGGCGGGTTCATGCGCGCCGTTCGTTCGATGGCGTAGGTCGGCTTACGCCGCCGCCGCGTCCACCGCCACGGCCGTGAACTCGGCATCTATCGAAAGCTTGATCTCGTCGCCGAGGACGAATCCGCCCGTCTCGAGCGCCTGGTTGTAGACCAGGCCGAAGTCGCGCCGGTCGAGCTTGCCCTTCGCGCTGAATCCCACTCGCGAATTGCCCCACGGATCGCGTGCAGTTCCCTCATTCGTCACGTCGAGCTTCAGCTCGCGCGTCACGCTGCGGATCGTGATGTCGCCATAAAGGGTGAAATCCGCGCCGACATCTCCGTCGATTCTCTTCCCGACGAACCGGATCGTCGGCCACTTCTCCGCGTCGAAGAAATCAGCCGAGCGAAGGTGCGCGTCACGCTGCTCCTGGCGGGTGTCCACGCTTGCCGTCGCGAGATCTACCTCGAGCTCGAACTGTCCGGGCTGCGCAAGGTCGCCCTTCAGAACGCCCGTGACGTCGGCGAAACCCCCTTTCACGGTGGCGATCATGAGGTGCTTGACGGCGAACTCGACGTTCGTGTGGGCGGGGTCAATCTGCCAAGTCGGAATTGCGTTGGCGGCAATGGGCTCAATTGTGGTGCTCATTTGTCTGCTCCTGAATGGTTGAGTGATGATTTATCGGTGCCACGACTTTGCATATATGAAGCATCAAATCAAAAAAAGAGATCAGCCCAGCGCTCCCAGGGCGGACTCGAGCGCGGCAAGTTCCGACGGCCGCACCAGCTCAGCGAGCTCGGACTGAACTCGTGACATTTCCGTCGCTCCCGCCATCTGCTTCTGCACGCCGAGCTGCGTCAGCTCCGCCCGGACGCTGCGGCGATCTGCCGGATCATCCACCCGCCGCACCAGCCCGTCCGCCTCGAGTCGATCCACCAGCTGCGTGATGTTCGACCGGACGCAGCTTAGCCGCGCCGCGAGCTCGCTGAGCGTCACCGGCTCCCCTGCCTCGGCGAGCTTGGTCAACGCACTTTGCTTCGCCATGGACAAGCCAACAGTGCCAAGCGCCAATTCGAGGCGGTCGCCAACGACCTGCGCGGCATGCAGAATGGAGAAGGTGAAGTGAGTCGGAGCAACGGGTGTCGCCGGTTCCGGTTTGTCGTTCATGTATGAATAATACAGTGCATTCACACCGCCGTCAAGACCCCTTGGTCGGCTTCCCTTTCCCCTTCGATTTGCCAGTGGGACCCTCGAAGCGCTCCCGGCGAACGGTCACCCGCTTGCCCCGAATCTTCGCCCCTGCCATCGCTTCCACGACGATATCGGCGGCGGATTCGGGGACCTCGACGAGCGAGAACCCATTTCCCATTTCGATGCTGCCGATGTCGCGACCGGGAATTCCTGCCTCATTGGCGATCGCGCCGACGAGATCCGCGGGCCTTATCCCGGCGGTGCGACCCAGTCCGATGTAGATCCGGGTCATCTTCGTCTTCCCGGCGGTCTTTCCGGCGGTCTTTCCGTCGGTCTTTCCGGCGGTCTTTCCGGCGGTCTTCTCGCTGGACCGCGGCCTGGCAGGGCTCGCGGCATGTCGCTCCGCTCGTGGCGACACGGATGCAGCGCGCCTGGCTTTGTCTCGCGGCGGTGCAACCGAAGCGATCTCCTCTTCGTTTTCGCGCGGATTTCCGCCCGCCTCGTGTGCCAGCTTCACCGCGGCAGCCGCGACGTCCATCACGTCGAGGTCTTCACCGAGTGATTCGACGATCGTGCGATACTGATCGAGGGAGCCGTCTTCCACCGCCTGGCGCACTGCGGCGCGTGTCTTCTCGAGCCGGCGTGAGCGGAGATCCACGACGGTTGGCACCGGCTCTATTCGAATCTTCTGCCGCGTATGCTGTTCGATAGTGCGCAGCATCCGTGACTCGCGCGGCTCGGCGAGGGTGATCGCCACGCCCTCGCGGCCGGCGCGGCCGGTCCGCCCGATGCGATGCACATATGCATCCGGCGCCGAGGGTACGTCGAAGTTCACGACGTGGGAGAGGTGGCCAATGTCCAGACCGCGCGCGGCGACGTCGGTGGCGACGAGAAGATCCAATCCTCCTTCGCGAAATCGGCGCATCACGCGATCCCGCTGCTCCTGCGACAGGCCGCCATGAAGCGCTTCCGCGCGGTAGCCGCGCCCGTTCAGCGTCTCGGTCAGCTCATCCACCTCGGTTCGCGTACGGCAGAAAACGAGAGCAGATGCGGGATTCTCGATGTCGAGAATGCGTCCGAGGGCGGCGGGCTTCTGTTGCCGCTGCACCATGTACGCGACTTGCCTCACACGCGGCACCGTCCCCGCTTCCGCGCGGTCCGGCTCGATCCGCACGTTGACGGGGTCCTTCAGGTGCCGCTTCGCGATCGCCCTGATTCGAGGCGCGAGAGTGGCCGAAAAGAGCGCGGTCTGCCGCGGCGTCGGTGCAGCTTCGAGTATCGCGTCGAGGTCTTCAGCGAATCCCATGTCGAGCATCTCGTCGGCTTCGTCGAGGACGACCGTGCGCAGCTTCGAGAGATCGAGTGTCGAGCGACGGATGTGATCGAGAGCCCGGCCCGGCGTCGCGACAACGACGTCCACTCCGCGCCGAAGAACGGTCAGCTGCTGATGAATTGATTGACCGCCATACACCGGAAGCACGCGAGCTCCGACCGGCTTGCCGTACTTGTGAATGGCCTCGGCGACCTGCATCGCCAGCTCGCGCGTGGGAACCAGGATGAGAGCGCTGATGCGCTCACCTCCCCGTCTCCGGTCGGGATCGCCGGCGAGATGCTCGAGAATCGGCAGCGCAAACGCGGCTGTCTTGCCGGTGCCGGTTGCGGCCTGGCCAAGGAGGTCCCTCCCGGCGATCAGCGGGGGAATGGCCTCTTTTTGAATGGGTGTCGGCTCTTCGTAGCCAAGCGACGCGAGGGCGCGGCCGATGGGCTCGCTGATTCCGAGCTCGCCGAAACCGTCGGCTGGGGTGCTCGATTCTGTATTGGACACTCGAAGCACTCTCCTCGGGGGGCGTCGCTGCAAACTCAACTGCAATCTAAGCGGGCCCGGCAGCGAGGAGTCGCGCTCCGCGTATTTCACCGACGCGGCGGTGGATCACCAACCCGGAAATGAAGATGGCAGGTAGCGTGAGCAGAGGCGTTGCGATACCCTACCGACATCACGCGGCTATCCGCTCCGGGCTCATGATGGTCCTCTCTACGACACAAGACGCGGCGATTCCTGCAAGCCTCCGGCTTCGGAGAGAGCGTGCGGAGCGCGTCATGAATGCGCTTCGCGGCGCAATTCTCGTCCTGCTGGCGATCGCTGCGCTCGCGTATGCACCCGCGCTCGCCCCGGAGCTGGAGCGCGTCAATGCACTGCTCCTCGTTCCGACTCTCACGTGGACGCTGGCCCAGTACCTCATCTGGTACCGGAACCCGCAGCTTCCTGAATGGCTGCCGATGACGAACGCGATCGTTGATGTCACGGCCGTGACCGGAATCATCGCCGGTTACGCAGTCGCGGGCTCCGGCACTCTTGCGTTGCGGTCGCCCATCTTCATGATGTATTTCGTCGTGCTGGCGGCGCGGCCGGTGGCGTCATCGGTCCGCAAGACGGCGCTCGTCGCCATTCTCGTATTCGCCGAGTACGCTGCGCTCTTCGCCTGGCTGCTCGCGACAGATCGAATCGATCCGATTGTCAACCCGGTGATAGCGGTCGCCGCCGGCAGGCTGTCATATCTCGACGAAGGCGCATGCCTGATGCTGCTGGCGATAGCGGGCGGTGTGGCCA contains:
- a CDS encoding YceI family protein, which produces MSTTIEPIAANAIPTWQIDPAHTNVEFAVKHLMIATVKGGFADVTGVLKGDLAQPGQFELEVDLATASVDTRQEQRDAHLRSADFFDAEKWPTIRFVGKRIDGDVGADFTLYGDITIRSVTRELKLDVTNEGTARDPWGNSRVGFSAKGKLDRRDFGLVYNQALETGGFVLGDEIKLSIDAEFTAVAVDAAAA
- a CDS encoding MarR family transcriptional regulator, encoding MNDKPEPATPVAPTHFTFSILHAAQVVGDRLELALGTVGLSMAKQSALTKLAEAGEPVTLSELAARLSCVRSNITQLVDRLEADGLVRRVDDPADRRSVRAELTQLGVQKQMAGATEMSRVQSELAELVRPSELAALESALGALG
- a CDS encoding DEAD/DEAH box helicase → MSNTESSTPADGFGELGISEPIGRALASLGYEEPTPIQKEAIPPLIAGRDLLGQAATGTGKTAAFALPILEHLAGDPDRRRGGERISALILVPTRELAMQVAEAIHKYGKPVGARVLPVYGGQSIHQQLTVLRRGVDVVVATPGRALDHIRRSTLDLSKLRTVVLDEADEMLDMGFAEDLDAILEAAPTPRQTALFSATLAPRIRAIAKRHLKDPVNVRIEPDRAEAGTVPRVRQVAYMVQRQQKPAALGRILDIENPASALVFCRTRTEVDELTETLNGRGYRAEALHGGLSQEQRDRVMRRFREGGLDLLVATDVAARGLDIGHLSHVVNFDVPSAPDAYVHRIGRTGRAGREGVAITLAEPRESRMLRTIEQHTRQKIRIEPVPTVVDLRSRRLEKTRAAVRQAVEDGSLDQYRTIVESLGEDLDVMDVAAAAVKLAHEAGGNPRENEEEIASVAPPRDKARRAASVSPRAERHAASPARPRSSEKTAGKTAGKTDGKTAGKTAGKTKMTRIYIGLGRTAGIRPADLVGAIANEAGIPGRDIGSIEMGNGFSLVEVPESAADIVVEAMAGAKIRGKRVTVRRERFEGPTGKSKGKGKPTKGS